From the Equus przewalskii isolate Varuska chromosome 19, EquPr2, whole genome shotgun sequence genome, one window contains:
- the MDC1 gene encoding mediator of DNA damage checkpoint protein 1 isoform X12, protein MMEDTQAINWEVEEEEETERPSESLGCSLAPVGRLRIFSSAHGPEKDFPLYLGKNVVGRMPDCSVALPFPSISKQHAVIEILAWGKAPILQDSGSLNGTQILRPPKVLSPGVSHRLRDQELILFADLLCQYHRLDAPLPFVSRGPLTVEETPKVQGGTHPRGLLLAEDSEEEVDPLSERHVVKEPRTSSSSLATVVPESDEEGPSPAPGGPGPPFAFNLDSDTDEEESQQPATGEAFSAAMTDATVETEPPKAITTEIQLEKDQCSVEERDTATKVKRDARNEVVPVGVILERTQPAEEDSDTDVDDESRPPGRPAEVHLESAQPSGFIDSDTDVEEEGIPTTPAVVPMKKRQVFHGDDAKSPGAPGLANLQESPAGSDTDVEEGEALLTVPLERSQASMVIDSNTDDEEEVSAALTLARLKESRTLTWHRDTDVEEDKAQPVVLLEQSQTSARRDSDTDVEEEGPPVEKRGTVPKDCTDKAHSEKSQPPLGDSDIEMEEDKSSPAVHLERSEASATVDVNTQVKEEVLPGPAVTPLEKHQVPVAWTNQTDVEADRGPAKQPMVCLEEAQPPPVGDCEITSLNASAVTDVRKSQFPTGGDAGTEWAVAVLEQERAPEAGAQGGSPVALVEQGLLPVSRENLTDLVVDTGTPGEPTQPRREGAQTPKEGKREPRMDGTKDSADARDVLKAEKSTIKVPAYSVSDSEDLDLQATQCFVEKEGQSLEVQSTEDEPTQAFLLSPPQEPGPSRCSFQAEGALDELWEVLATQPYCPRESEASETQPVAAHLEAHGSCPSPPRATPGEQHPESPVHAEPLGIQGRGMHTVEKDMGTPGETADRVNPERGPLERATKKPPPEGERKDVMGEEELTWGLRDSQQKQVLARDTQRQESDKKVTSASPESGMESLKVEIETAREIQEKEREKQTLAREIFEREAEKLVPGRVCEVGGLEVKVSKVIQERGPEAGEPERGTQDQEGQASSPTPEPRVGAGGLQALASAVVASGSQSGGGRGVPVSPRRQERDHLNCKMPPAEKASRGDQESPEACLPPAVTEASAPLQNPLMSQSQKHPTPQPLPSLELPIPRARQNGSQGAPEIPPSELEPLHPKPKVRPRGSSRMLPSPMSSIAPESHPTTPTDQPVSPEPTSRATRSRTYRSSEMTPAPVVPTAPELQSSTSKDQPVTAKLTSRATRGRTHRSSVKSPEPVVPTAPELQPSTSKDQPVTPEPTSRGRTHRSSVKAPEQVVPTAPELQPSTSKDQSVIPTPTSRATRGRTHRSSVKTPEPVVPTAPEFQPPTPTDQPVTLELISRATRGRTHRASVKTPEPVVPTAPELQPPTSKDQSGILTPTSRATRGRTHRFSVKSPEPIVPIAPELQPSTPTDQSVASEPTSGTTQGRTHRSSVKTPELVVPTGPEFQPSTSINQLVTPKPTSQPRTHRSSVKTPEPIVPTTSELQPSTPTDQPVTPKPTSRATRGRKHRSVNTSEPIVPTAPELQPSTPTDKPVTRKPTSRATRGRTHRSSVKTPEPIVPTAPELQPSTPTDKPVTCKPTSRATRGRKHRSSVKTPKPIVPTASQLQPSTPTDQSVTPESTTQDIRGRKHRSSVKTPQPMEPTAPGHEPPSHTDQPVTPEAIAPASQSRTLRTSIISAVPVPTTPEFRSPVPTDQPIPPETIPQANCSRRPRATRKQGSPTAPIVHEPCSAPPEPNSRNQRRRAVRAAESLTTIPEPAFAQLPEAPTHAPHIEKVEAAGTSGFTPEPQRKASQSHKRPLATLDLPPLQKRLQRGKVSQKTAFLQEEEDDPTERPGKKEVVVMPGPGKRKRDQAEEEGILSRSLRRTKPNQESTAPKVLFTGVVDVRGERAVLALGGSLASSVAEASHLVTDRIRRTVKFLCALGRGIPILSLDWLHQSRKAGCFLPPDEYVVTDPEQEENFGFSLRDALSRARERRLLEGYEIHVTPGVQPPPLQMGEIISCCGGTVLPSMPRSYKPQRVVITCSQDFPRCAIPSRVGLPILSPEFLLTGVLKQEAKPEAFVLSALEMSST, encoded by the exons ATGATGGAGGACACCCAGGCTATTAACTGGGAGgttgaagaagaggaggagacagagagacccAGTGAATCCTTGGGGTGTAGCTTGGCGCCCGTAGGGCGACTGCGTATCTTCAGTAGTGCCCATGGACCAGAAAAAG ATTTCCCACTCTACCTCGGGAAGAATGTGGTAGGCCGAATGCCTGATTGCTCTGTGGCCCTGCCCTTTCCATCCATCTCCAAACAACATGCAGTGATTGAAATCCTGGCCTGGGGCAAGGCACCTATCCTCCAGGATTCTGGGAGCCTCAATGGGACTCAAATCCTGAGGCCTCCTAAGGTCCTGAGCCCTGGGGTGAGTCATCGTCTGAGAGACCAGGAGTTAATTCTCTTTGCTGACTTGCTCTGCCAGTACCATCGCCTGGATGCCCCCCTGCCCTTTGTCTCTCGGGGCCCTCTAACTGTAGAGGAGACACCCAAGGTACAGGGAGGAACTCATCCCCGGGGGCTCCTGTTGGCTGAGGACTCAGAGGAGGAAGTAG ATCCTCTTTCTGAAAGGCATGTGGTGAAAGAACCAAGGACCTCATCTTCTTCTTTGGCAACAGTAGTTCCAGAGAG TGATGAAGAGGGGCCTTCCCCTGCCCCAGGTGGCCCTGGGCCACCTTTTGCCTTCAACTTGGACAGTGacacagatgaggaagaaagTCAGCAACCAGCAACAGGGGAGGCCTTCTCAGCTGCCATGACAGATGCCACTGTAGAGACAGAACCGCCTAAAGCCATCACAACTGAAATCCAGCTTGAAAAGGATCAGTGTTCAGTGGAGGAAAGGGACACTGCCACAAAAGTCAAGAGGGATGCAAGGAATGAAGTGGTTCCAGTTGGAGTGATTCTGGAGAGGACCCAACCTGCTGAGGAGGACAGTGACACAGATGTGGATGATGAGAGCAGGCCTCCAGGAAGGCCAGCCGAAGTCCATTTGGAAAGTGCCCAGCCTTCTGGCTTCATAGACAGTGATACTGATGTGGAAGAAGAGGGGATCCCCACGACCCCAGCTGTAGTTCCTATGAAGAAGAGGCAAGTCTTCCATGGAGATGATGCAAAGAGTCCTGGGGCACCTGGCTTGGCGAATCTGCAGGAGAGCCCAGCTGGTAGTGATACAGATGTGGAGGAGGGCGAGGCCCTACTAACGGTCCCTCTGGAGAGAAGCCAAGCCTCCATGGTGATCGATAGCAATACAGATGATGAGGAAGAAGTCTCAGCAGCACTCACTTTGGCACGTCTGAAAGAGAGCCGAACCCTTACCTGGCACAGAGATACAGATGTGGAAGAGGACAAGGCCCAACCTGTGGTCCTTCTGGAGCAAAGCCAAACCTCCGCCAGGAGAGACAGTGACACagatgtggaggaggaggggccccCAGTGGAAAAGAGAGGAACTGTCCCCAAGGATTGCACAGACAAAGCACATTCAGAAAAGAGCCAGCCTCCTCTTGGGGATAGTGATATAGAGATGGAGGAAGATAAGAGCTCACCTGCAGTCCACCTGGAGAGAAGTGAAGCCTCTGCCACAGTGGACGTCAACACACAAGTGAAGGAGGAAGTCCTACCAGGGCCAGCTGTTACACCTCTGGAGAAGCATCAGGTGCCTGTGGCATGGACAAATCAAACAGATGTGGAAGCAGACAGGGGCCCAGCAAAGCAGCCTATGGTGTGTCTAGAGGAAGCCCAGCCTCCTCCAGTTGGGGACTGTGAGATCACATCCTTAAATGCCTCAGCAGTGACAGATGTAAGAAAGAGCCAGTTTCCCACAGGAGGGGATGCTGGGACGGAATGGGCTGTGGCTGTTCTTGAGCAGGAGAGAGCTCCTGAGGCGGGGGCCCAGGGTGGGTCACCTGTGGCACTAGTGGAGCAGGGCCTTCTCCCTGTCTCAAGGGAAAACCTAACAGATCTGGTGGTGGACACAGGCACTCCAGGGGAACCCACCCAGCCACGGAGAGAGGGAGCCCAGACCcccaaagaagggaagagagaaccaCGTATGGATGGGACCAAGGACTCTGCAGATGCCCGTGATG ttctaaaggctgagaagtccacgaTCAAGGTGCCAGCgtattcagtgtctg ATTCTGAAGATCTAGACCTACAGGCTACCCAGTGCTTTGTGGAGAAAGAGGGTCAGAGCCTGGAAG TCCAGAGCACGGAGGATGAACCTACCCAGGCCTTCCTGTTAAGTCCACCCCAAGAGCCTGGCCCTTCCCGTTGCAGCTTCCAGGCCGAAG GTGCCCTGGATGAGCTGTGGGAGGTCTTGGCTACACAGCCATACTGTCCAAGAGAATCTGAGGCCTCTGAGACCCAGCCCGTTGCCGCCCACCTTGAGGCCCATGGATCTTGCCCCTCACCACCTAGGGCAACACCAGGAGAACAACATCCAGAGAGCCCAGTTCATGCAGAGCCACTGGGGATTCAAGGAAGAGGGATGCACACTGTGGAGAAAGACATGGGTACACCAGGAGAAACAGCAGACAGGGTGAACCCTGAGAGAGGACCATTGGAGAGGGCAACCAAGAAACCGCcaccagaaggagagagaaaagatgtgaTGGGAGAGGAAGAATTAACTTGGGGGCTACGGGACAGTCAACAAAAACAGGTGTTAGCTAGAGACACTCAGAGACAAGAGTCTGACAAAAAGGTGACAAGTGCAAGTCCCGAAAGTGGTATGGAGAGTTTGAAGGTAGAAATTGAGACAGCCAGGGAaatacaagagaaagagagagaaaagcagactcttgcaagagaaatatttgaaagagaagcagagaaattaGTACCAGGGAGAGTGTGTGAGGTAGGTGGGTTAGAGGTCAAGGTATCCAAAGTGATACAGGagagaggccctgaggcaggggagCCAGAGAGAGGGACCCAGGACCAGGAAGGGCAGGCCTCCAGTCCAACACCAGAGCCtcgggtgggggctgggggccttCAGGCACTCGCTTCAGCTGTGGTAGCTTCTGGGAGCCAATCAGGTGGAGGAAGGGGCGTCCCAGTGAgtcccaggaggcaggagagag ACCACTTGAATTGCAAGATGCCACCTGCTGAGAAGGCTTCTAGG GGTGATCAGGAATCCCCAGAGGCTTGTCTGCCTCCTGCAGTGACTGAAGCCTCAGCCCCGCTCCAAAACCCCCTCATGTCTCAGAGCCAAAAACATCCTACACCTCAGCCTCTGCCTTCCTTAGAGCTGCCCATTCCCAGGGCCAGGCAAAATGGGAGTCAGGGAGCCCCAGAGATTCCTCCCTCAGAGCTGGAGCCTCTGCATCCAAAACCCAAAGTCAGGCCCCGGGGGTCCTCCAGGATGTTACCCTCTCCAATGTCTTCTATAGCCCCTGAGTCCCACCCTACCACCCCCACAGACCAGCCTGTCAGCCCTGAGCCCACATCTCGGGCCACTCGGAGCAGAACATACAGGTCTTCTGAAATGACCCCTGCACCAGTTGTCCCCACAGCACCTGAGCTGCAATCTTCCACCTCTAAAGACCAGCCTGTCACCGCTAAGCTCACATCTCGGGCCACTCGGGGAAGGACACATAGGTCCTCTGTCAAGTCCCCTGAACCAGTTGTCCCCACAGCCCCTGAGCTCCAGCCTTCCACCTCTAAAGACCAGCCTGTCACTCCTGAGCCCACATCTCGGGGCAGGACACATAGATCTTCTGTCAAGGCCCCTGAGCAAGTTGTCCCTACAGCTCCTGAGCTGCAACCTTCCACCTCCAAAGACCAGTCTGTCATCCCCACACCCACATCCCGGGCCACTCGGGGCAGGACACATAGGTCCTCTGTCAAGACCCCTGAACCAGTTGTCCCCACAGCCCCTGAGTTCCAGCCTCCTACCCCCACAGACCAACCTGTCACCCTTGAGCTCATATCTCGGGCCACTCGGGGCAGAACACACAGAGCCTCTGTGAAGACTCCTGAACCAGTTGTCCCCACAGCTCCTGAGCTGCAGCCTCCCACCTCCAAAGACCAGTCTGGCATCTTAACACCCACATCTCGGGCCACTCGGGGCAGAACACATAGGTTCTCTGTCAAGTCCCCTGAACCAATTGTCCCCATAGCCCCTGAGCTTCAGCCTTCTACCCCCACAGACCAATCTGTCGCTAGTGAGCCCACATCTGGCACCACTCAGGGCAGGACACATAGGTCTTCTGTCAAGACCCCTGAACTAGTTGTACCCACAGGTCCTGAGTTCCAGCCTTCCACTTCCATAAACCAACTTGTCACCCCCAAACCCACATCTCAGCCAAGGACACATAGGTCTTCTGTCAAGACCCCCGAACCAATTGTTCCCACAACCTCAGAGCTCCAGCCTTCCACCCCCACAGACCAACCTGTCACCCCCAAACCCACATCCCGGGCCACTCGGGGCAGAAAACATAGGTCTGTCAACACCTCTGAACCGATTGTCCCCACAGCCCCTGAGCTCCAGCCTTCCACCCCCACAGACAAACCTGTCACCCGCAAGCCCACATCTCGGGCCACTCGGGGCAGAACACATAGGTCTTCTGTCAAGACACCCGAACCAATTGTCCCCACAGCCCCTGAGCTCCAGCCTTCTACCCCCACAGACAAACCTGTCACCTGCAAACCCACATCTCGGGCCACTCGGGGCAGAAAACATAGGTCTTCTGTCAAGACCCCCAAACCAATTGTCCCCACAGCCTCACAGCTCCAGCCTTCCACCCCGACAGACCAATCTGTTACCCCTGAGTCCACAACGCAGGACATTCGGGGCAGAAAACATAGGTCCTCTGTCAAGACTCCCCAACCAATGGAACCCACAGCCCCTGGCCATGAACCTCCCAGCCATACAGACCAGCCTGTCACCCCTGAAGCCATAGCTCCGGCTAGTCAGAGCAGGACACTAAGGACTTCTATAATAAGTGCTGTGCCAGTTCCTACCACCCCTGAATTCCGGTCTCCTGTCCCCACAGACCAGCCTATTCCCCCTGAGACCATCCCTCAAGCCAATTGCAGCAGGAGGCCAAGGGCCACTAGGAAGCAGGGGTCCCCCACAGCTCCCATTGTCCATGAACCCTGCTCTGCACCCCCTGAACCTAACTCGAGGAACCAAAGACGAAGAGCAGTGAGAGCAGCTGAGTCCCTTACAACCATTCCTGAGCCTGCCTTTGCCCAGCTTCCTGAGGCGCCCACTCATGCTCCCCACATCGAAAAGGTAGAGGCAGCAGGTACATCTGGGTTCACCCCAGAGCCCCAGCGTAAGGCCTCTCAAAGCCACAAGAGGCCTTTAGCTACCCTGGATTTACCCCCACTTCAAAAACGGCTCCAAAGAGGGAAAGTCTCCCAGAAGACAGCGTTcctccaggaagaggaagatgatcCCACAGAGAGACCAGGGAAGAAAGAG GTTGTAGTGATGCCAggaccaggcaagagaaagagagaccaagCAGAAGAAGAGGGAATACTGAGCCGCAGCCTCCGAAGAACCAAACCTAACCAAGAGTCCACAGCCCCcaaa GTGCTCTTCACAGGAGTGGTGGATGTTCGAGGAGAGCGGGCAGTACTGGCCCTGGGGGGAAGTCTGGCCAGCTCAGTGGCAGAGGCTTCCCACCTGGTGACTGATCGAATCCGCCGGACGGTCAAGTTCCTGTGTGCCCTGGGGCGGGGGATCCCCATCCTCTCCCTGGACTGGCTGCACCAG TCCCGCAAAGCTGGTTGCTTCTTGCCACCGGATGAATACGTGGTGACCGATCCTGAGCAGGAAGAGAACTTTGGCTTCAGCCTTCGGGATGCTCTGAGCCGAGCTCGGGAGCGAAGGCTGCTGGAG gGCTATGAGATTCATGTGACCCCTGGAGTCCAGCCACCTCCACTTCAGATGGGAGAGATCATCAGCTGCTGTGGAGGCACTGTCCTACCCAGCATGCCCCGGTCCTATAAG CCTCAGAGAGTTGTGATCACATGCTCCCAGGACTTCCCCCGATGCGCCATTCCATCTCGGGTCGGGCTGCCCATCCTCTCACCTGAGTTCCTGCTGACAGGAGTGCTGAAGCAGGAAGCCAAGCCAGAGGCCTTCGTCCTCTCCGCTTTGGAAATGTCATCCACCTGA